Part of the Scrofimicrobium sp. R131 genome is shown below.
GGACACCACCGGAGCCGGTGACGCTTTTGTTGGCGTGCTGGCCGCTGAACTCTGCCACGGCCAGGACCTCCGGGAGGCGGCCCGCCGAGCCAGCTTGGCCGCTGCCCAGTCGGTCACCCGGCCCGGAGCCTCCCAGTCCTACGGCGCCATTGAGGCGCTGTATCGCGAAGCCTAGAGTTCCGCCCGGACGCGCCCGACGATCTCCTGCATTAGCTGCGGATCGGACTTAGTCGAGTCCGGCAGGGGAGCGCGCATGTGTACTTCCGGGGCGCCGGTCTGCTGGAGGATCTCGACGACGTTGTGAGCGCGAACGCCACCCGAAGCAATGATTGCGATCCGGCCGTCGGCCTGCTTGACCAGAGCTCGGAGCGACTCCGGGTCGGCCACCTGGTGTCCGCCGGTGGTCAGCACGCCGGTGTAGCCCAGCTCAATCAGTTGGTCCAGGGCCCGGTGCTGGTCTGCGACCTCGTCGAAGGCGCGGTGGAACACGAGCGGTCGATCCCCGGCCGCCACCCGAAACCTCCGGGCCGCCTCCAAGTCAATTTCACCGCCCTCTTCAGCGGTAATGGAACCGACCACGAACCCGACCGGAACCTCGGCGGTTTCGGAGAGGTGGCGCAGGTGCTCAATGCGTTCCACCAGCCCGTCCACCTCGTCGGTTGTGAGCGCAAACCCTTCGGGTCGTTCCCGCACCAGGATCCTGATTCCGCCGGCGGGGGCCCCTTCAAGGGCAACCCGCAAATCTTCGTCGGTGGGGGTGAGTCCGCCGCACCAGAGCTCGCGGCACAGTTCGATTCGGTCCGCCCCGGCCTCGGCGGCAAGGCGTGAATCGGTTGCTTCTTCGACGCATATCTCGATCTGAATCATGGATCCTCCTGGTTTGGTCCCCTTCAGGATACCGGGCCTATGCAGGTGGTTGCGTCTGCTATAGAGTCAATTCACCTGGAAAAATATGAGTGATTCTGCTGGAACCGATATTGACCTCAAAGGGGGCAAAATGAGGGTGGCACCAATCAAGGAATTAACCCTTCAGGCGGCTCGAATTAGGCGCAGCGTACTGGCAACCCTGGTTGATCGAACCTACGGTCACGTCGGTGGTTCGATGTCCATCGTCGAGGTGTTGGCTGTCCTCTACGGCGGCCAGGTCCGTTACCGCCCCTCCCAGCCTGACTGGTCGGGCCGCGACTACGTGGTCCTGTCAAAGGGGCACTCAGGTCCCGCGCTTTACAGCACGCTGGCGCTGGCAGGGTACTTTCCAACCGACTGGCTGACCACCCTCAACGACAATGGCACCAGGTTGCCATCACACCCGGACCGGCTCAAGACGCCGGGGGTGGACGCCACCACCGGCTCGCTTGGGCAGGGGATTTCGGTGGCGGCCGGCATTGCTCTGGGACTGCAACTGGAGGGGACGGACCAGCAGGTTTTCCTGATCGCAGGGGATGGGGAACTAAACGAGGGCCAGTGCTGGGAAGCATTCCAGTTCATCGCGTCGCGCCCGCTCGACAACCTGATCGTCTATATTGACCACAACAAGCGACAGTTAGATGGGTTTGTGGAAGGAATCATCAAGCCATTCGATATTGCGGCGAAGATGGAAGCCTTCGGGTTCTACACCCAGCTGGTGGATGGTGCCGATGTGAGCGCTATCTGGGATGCCACCGAGCGGGCCCGGGAGGTCAGGGGCCGGGCTCGGGCCATCGTCCTGGATACCGTCAAGGGCCAGGGAATCCGCTACTTCGAGGATTTGGTGGAGAACCATTCGGTCCGGTTTGGGGCCGCGGACTACCAGGCCGCAGAGGCTGCCCTGGCCGAGTTGGATCAGACGATTGCGGAACTGGAGGGAAAATGAGCCGGTGGGAACTTGCGGATGAGCACGGCCCAGCTCAACAGGAGATGCGCCAAGCCTTCTGTCAAACCGTCAGCGAACTGATGGAGGCCAATGACCGGGTCGTGATGCTGGAAGCCGATCTGGGTTCCGCCTCGGGCACGCTCACAACAATTGGGCGCAGTCACCCGGGCCGCTACTTCAACGTGGGCATCTCGGAAGCGAACATGATGGGGATGGCCGGGGGCCTGTCCCTGCGCGGCTTCGTTCCGTTCGTCCACACGTTCGCTCCGTTTGCCTCGCGCCGAGCGGCCGACCAGGTGTACCTGGAGGGCGCCTACGCGCGCAACAGCTTCACCATCTACGCCTCCGACCCGGGGGTCTGCGCAGAACACAACGGGGGAACCCACTCCAGCTACGAGGATGTCTCGCTCATGAGGGCCATACCCGAAATGGAGGTGTACCACCCCGCGGACCCGGTCCAGTTCGCCTGGTTGGTTCGCCAGTTGGCTGAGCGTCCTCGGGTGCACTACGTGCGGGCCGCACGCAAGAAGGTCGCGCAGATTTACCAGGCGGGATCGACCTTCGAGATTGGGCGTGGAAACCTGCTGGCGGACGGGGCTGACCTCGTGCTGGTGGCGGCCGGAGACCTGCTCGGGGAGGCGCTCGCCGTGCGGGAAGCTTTGGCTGAGCGCGGGGTCGGGGCAGCCGTGGTGGACATGTTCACGCTCAAACCATTTGATGAGGAACTGCTCCTCTCGGTGGCGGCCGGAAAGCAACTGGTGGTGACGATGGAGAACCACAGCGTCTACGGCGGGCTAGGCGGGATCGTGGCCGAGGTGCTGGCAACTGCGGGACTGGGCGTTCCCCTCCGCCGAATTGGCGTCAACGATCAGTTTGGCCAGGTGGGTACGATCGACTTCCTGAAGCAGACCTACGGCCTGACCGTTGACCACACGCTGGAGGTCATTGGCCAGGCCGACGGGTTTGCGTCTGTTAGCGCGAACTGACGGGGGTGGCTAGCGGCTCAGCCGGCGTCTCCGAGTGAAGCGGGGCATTGGCTTCGACCACTTCCCGGTGCTGGGGGAGGCGGGTGTACAGCTCGTCGCGCAGCGGGTTCAGCCGGTACTTCACGACGGTGTAGAGCTGGTAGATCAGAACGGCAATGTTAGCGCTCAGGGCAATCAGGGAGACGGTGAACAGCGCTGCCGGATCGCCCGAAGCCGCGACCGAGAACTTCGAGGTGGTGACGAAGGACGGCACCGCCATGGTGAACATCATCCACAGGGCCA
Proteins encoded:
- a CDS encoding transketolase, translating into MRVAPIKELTLQAARIRRSVLATLVDRTYGHVGGSMSIVEVLAVLYGGQVRYRPSQPDWSGRDYVVLSKGHSGPALYSTLALAGYFPTDWLTTLNDNGTRLPSHPDRLKTPGVDATTGSLGQGISVAAGIALGLQLEGTDQQVFLIAGDGELNEGQCWEAFQFIASRPLDNLIVYIDHNKRQLDGFVEGIIKPFDIAAKMEAFGFYTQLVDGADVSAIWDATERAREVRGRARAIVLDTVKGQGIRYFEDLVENHSVRFGAADYQAAEAALAELDQTIAELEGK
- a CDS encoding transketolase family protein, yielding MSRWELADEHGPAQQEMRQAFCQTVSELMEANDRVVMLEADLGSASGTLTTIGRSHPGRYFNVGISEANMMGMAGGLSLRGFVPFVHTFAPFASRRAADQVYLEGAYARNSFTIYASDPGVCAEHNGGTHSSYEDVSLMRAIPEMEVYHPADPVQFAWLVRQLAERPRVHYVRAARKKVAQIYQAGSTFEIGRGNLLADGADLVLVAAGDLLGEALAVREALAERGVGAAVVDMFTLKPFDEELLLSVAAGKQLVVTMENHSVYGGLGGIVAEVLATAGLGVPLRRIGVNDQFGQVGTIDFLKQTYGLTVDHTLEVIGQADGFASVSAN
- a CDS encoding copper homeostasis protein CutC, producing MIQIEICVEEATDSRLAAEAGADRIELCRELWCGGLTPTDEDLRVALEGAPAGGIRILVRERPEGFALTTDEVDGLVERIEHLRHLSETAEVPVGFVVGSITAEEGGEIDLEAARRFRVAAGDRPLVFHRAFDEVADQHRALDQLIELGYTGVLTTGGHQVADPESLRALVKQADGRIAIIASGGVRAHNVVEILQQTGAPEVHMRAPLPDSTKSDPQLMQEIVGRVRAEL